The Leucobacter viscericola sequence CACGGGCAGCATGACTCTCACGGCTTGCGGGAGAAGGATCAGCCGCATGACACCGTTCTTACGCAGACCGATTGCGTAGCCGGCTTCTTTCTGTCCGCGCGGCAGCGACTCGATACCGGCGCGCAGGGTCTCAGCAAGCACGGAGCCGTTGTACGCCACGAGCGCGATAACGACGGCCCAGTACGGATCCATCTTCACTCCGACAGAGGGAAGCCCGTAGTAGAGCAGCATCATCATGACGAGCACGGGAACCGCTCGGAAGAGTTCCGTCACGGTGGTGATCGGAGCACGAACCCAGCGGTGCTCTGAGAGACGCCCGATCGCCAGCGCAAAGCCGAGGACCAGGCTCAGCACCGCTGCGAGCCCAAACGCGGCAAGCGTTTTGCCGAGGGCCACGAGGATCTGGTTCCACACTGCCGAGTAGGTAAAGATGCCCCACTTCGCCGCCGAGAACTGGCCCGAGAGTGCAAAGCGGTACACAATTAACCCGAGAACTGCGGCAACAACAATGACTGTGGCGACCGCGATGAAGCGGTTTCGCACGATCGCTTTTGGGCCGGGCACGTCATACAGAACTGAGGTGCTCATCGCACGATCCTCCACTTCTTCTCAAGGCGGTGTTGCACCGCACTCAGCAGCAACACCAACACCACAAACACCAGTGCGACCAACAGCAAGACCTCCATGGGGCTACCGGGGCGACCGGCAGAGTCATTGACGGTGGCGCGAAGGGCGGCAAGCTCCGAAACAGAGAAGCCCGCCGCGATCGTGGTGTTCTTGAGCAGTGCAATAAACACGCTCATCATCGGAGGCACAACCGAACGGAACGCCTGCGGCAGCACCACCAAGGTCATGACCTGACCAAACGGCAACCCGATCGCGCGTGCGGCCTCTGCCTGACCGACGGGAACCGTGTTGATGCCAGCTCGCAGCACCTCCGCAACATAGGTTGCGGTGTAGATGCCGATGGCGATGATCCCGAGCACCATCGGGCTGAGCCGTGGCAAGCCGAGAGCCGGATACCCAAGCACAAAGAAGAAGAAAACGAGCGTCAACGGGGTGTTTCTAATGATGTTGACGTACACCATGCCCACACCGCGGGCAATCGGTACGGGTGAAACCCGCATCGCGCCGATGATGATTCCCAAGATGAGCGCAAACACGCCGCCACCCACAAAGACGATCAGGGTGTTCTGAATCGCGGTTCCCCAGAGATCCAGGTTTCCGAAGATGACGTCCATTCGTCTGCCTTCTGTGCTGTAGGAGCTCGGGAGCGGCTTGACCGCTCCCGAGCACTAGGGGTTTTAGTAAGCGTTGACCTTCGGCTGGTCAACCGTAATGCCGGAGCCGCCCAGGTTCTTCTCGAAGATCTTGGTCCAGATGTCGCCACCGTCGGTCAAGGTCTTGTTCATGTGAGCGCGCAGTACGTCGTCACCCTTGGGAAGGCCAATGCCGTACTCTTCCTTCGTGAGGAGAGGGCCGGTCGTCACCATCAGGTTGTCAGGATCCTGCGCCGCGTAGCCAATGAGAATCGCTTGGTCGGTGGTGACGGCGTCAACCTGACCGTTCTTGAGGTTCTCGACACACGCTGAGTACAGGTCGAACTCCTGCGTCTTGATCTTGGGGAAGTTTTCCTTGATGTTCTGGATCGGCGTCGATCCTGTTGCCGAACACACCGTCTTGCCGTTGAGCTCTTCGAGCGACTGGTAGTCGGGGCTGCCCTTCTTCACGAGGAGGCCCTGACCGGTGACGAAGTATGGACCGGCGAAGTCGACGTCGTTCTTACGCTTGTCGTTGATCGAGTAGGTGCCGACGTAGTAGTCGATGTCACCGTTCTTGATGGCCTGCTCGCGGTTTGCCGAGGCAATCGCCTTGTACTCGATCTTGTTCTCGTCAAAACCAAGCGAGGCCGCGATCCAGCGGGCAATGTCAACATCGAAGCCACTGCGCTCCTGGGTGACGTTGTCGAAGTATCCGAGGTTGGGCTGGTCTTCCTTGACACCGATAATGACTTTGTCGCGCTTCTTCATCGCGTCAAACGTCGGGCTGCCGTCGAGAGATACACTCTCGGCCACGGTCCACGGATTCTTGCTATCGCTCGACGAACCGCCGTCCTTGGAGTCAGACGGGCTGCCACTCGTGCAGCCGGTGAGGGCGAGAGCAGCGGCGCTCACGAGGCCAATCGTTGCAAAAACTTTCTTGAAGCGCATAAGCGTTTCCCTTCGGTTGGGGTTAGGGGGCCAAAACGGGCACCCCCGGGTCTAACTAGTGGGTAATGAGTTTGGAGAGGAAGTCGCGTGCGCGATCAGTCTTCGGGTTCGTGAAGAACTCCTCAGGAGAGCCCGTCTCCAGAATCTGTCCGTCCGCCATAAACACGACGCGATCCGCAGCCTTGCGGGCAAACCCCATCTCGTGGGTTACGACGACCATGGTCATGCCCTCTTTCGCGAGGCCAACCATCACGTCGAGCACCTCGTTGATCATCTCGGGATCGAGCGCGCTCGTTGGCTCGTCGAAGAGCATCACTTTGGGCTGCATTGCCAGTGCCCGGGCGATCGCAACGCGCTGCTGCTGTCCACCCGACAGCTGCGCTGGGAACTTATCGGCCTGCTTTTCGATGCCAACCCTGGCGAGGATCTGCAGGGCCTCACGCTTTGCATCGGCCTTTGAGTAGCCGAGCACCTTAATGGGGCCGAGCGTCACATTCTCGAGAATCGTGAGGTGAGCAAAGAGGTTGAAGGACTGAAACACCATGCCGACCTCTGCCCGCAAATGCGCAAGCTTTTTGCCCTCTGCGGGAAGCTCGGTGCCGTCGATTCGGATCGAACCGCTCGTAATGGTCTCAAGCCGGTTGATGGATCGGCACAGCGTCGACTTTCCTGACCCAGATGGCCCGATGACAACAACTACCTCACCGCGCTCGACCGAAAGGTTGACATCCGTTAGCGCCTGAAATTCACCGTAGTGCTTCTGCACGTTCTCAACGACAACCAGTGGATCGCTCGTACTCATCCCTGTTCCACCTTTGGATCATGACCGCGAACGAGCGCGTGCTGCGCTGCCTCGGCAAACCATTTGACTATCTAGGTTGCTCGGGCAAGTGTGCTCACCGTCGAACCGTTCTGCCTCAGGTTACTGAGCCGACCCGCCGGAGGTCATGGGTGTTGAGGGTATCTTGAGTTTGGGCTTGAGCAAATCTTGAGGTTCGAGATTTCTGTGCGTTTAAGAGGCGTTTCGGCTCTCTACGTAGTACTCCTGAGCCCCGGGGTGCAATGGAACCGGCGACGTAAAAATGGCCTGTCTTCGGTCGAGAAGAGCAACAGCGGGAACCGTGTGAGAAATCTGCGCGCTCGATTCAAACAGCAGTTTTGTGGCCTCGTACACAAGCTCGTCGGGAACCTTCGATGACGTCACCAGGTAGTTGGGAACCATCATTGTTTCCACGTTACCCGTGGTGCCGTAGGCGCCAAGCGGCAAGTCTGACACCCGGTAGACACTGGATCTGCCGAGATCCATGCGCTCGACGGTTTCGGGACCGATGGGAATCATGCGTAGCGGTGTGGTCTTCGAGAGCGTCTCGATACCGGGGGTGGGCACACCGCCAACCCAAAAGAACGCGTCGATTTCGCCCTGCTCGAGTGCCGCGACGGAGCCGTGCAGGCCGAACTCACGACGCTCGTAACTCTTCTCCGAGACCCCTGCCGCCGACAGCACACGATCCGCGATCACCATGACCCCCGAGTTCGCCTCCCCCACGGAGACGCGAAGACCCGCAAGGTCAGACACCCGGGTAGCTTTCGAGTTCGCGGGAACGACCAGCTGAACATATTCGTCGTAGACTCGGGCGACCGCGGTAATTGGAAGCGGGCTGTCAAAGGCGCCTTCTCCGGCAACGGCGTCAGCGGCGGTGTCTGCCTGCGCAAACCCAAGCAGAGCTTCTCCCCGTCCGACTCTCTTGAGGTTATCGACGGAGCCGCCGGTTTCTTCAGCAACGATGTCAAAGCCGGCGTCGCGCATCTGCTTCGCGAGACCCGAGCTGTACGCGTAATAGATGCCGGTGGAGGCTCCCCCAGCAATCGTTTGGGGCCCCGCGCTGCGAGCAACACCGCTGCAGCCCGCGAGCGCGGAGACGGCAAGCAGGGAGACGAGCACGCCAGCCGCAGCCCGGGCGAGCAGTCGCGACTTTTGGGTGTGTTTGAGACTACGCACGCGCCGCCTCCGATGTGTCGGGTGCGAGACCCGGGTGGGAGCTCTCCGCGGGCAGGCAGAGCGCCACCCGGAGCCCTCCGCCCGGAGGCGAGTCGAGCACGATCCTGCCGCCAAGCGAGTCCATCAGGTCTGAGGCGATCGCGAGCCCAAGTCCCGACCCCGCCAGGTTTTGGTCGAGAGAGCTGCGCCAGAAGCGGTCGGTTGCAAGCTCGAGTTGTTCGGTGCTGAGACCGCGGCCTCGATCTCGCACAGTGATGACATGTTCACCATCTAACTCGGCAACGGCTACGTCGACCGCGGTGCCCTCAGGGGCAAACTTGAGAGCGTTGTCGATGATGGCATCGAGCGCGCTTTCAACCCCTGTGCGGTCGGTCACACTCAGCATCACTGGCCCCTCACTCGCGCGCACCTCGACCCCCTGCTCGGCTCCACGGTCTTGCCAGGCCGCGGCTCTATCTGCCGCCATCATCTGCAGATCGACCGCCGCAAAGGTGGAGTCGGTCTTGCCAACTCGGGCGACATTCAACAGTGTGTCCAAGATACGGGACATGCGTTTGCCCTCTTCACGGGTCCGTTCGATGTCTTCGTCCCATCCCTCTTCGAGCCCCGTTGCGAGATATTCCACCCGCAAGAGCAGGGCCCCAAGCGGGTTACGCAGTTCGTGAGAGGCGTTCAGCACGAACTCCTGCTGTCGAGTCATCACTCGCTCAATCTCTTCGGCCATCTGATTGAACATACGAACCATACGCTGTACCTCGGGCGGACCGGTGTCACCCGTGATCCTCGCTCCCATCTCTCCGCTCTCGATGGCGGCCATGGCCGCGTCGACACGGCGCAGTGGTTTGAGCACCCAACTTGCAAGTCGGTACACAGCCCAAATGAGGAGGGCTACGCAGAGCGCTCCCCCGAGCAACAGCACCGCCCACTGCGTAAAAATGGCGCGCTGAGAAGCTTCGATCCCGGCAGAGATCCTCACCGCACCGATCACGCTGTTGTCGTCAAATACGGGTTCGACAATCACGGTCTCGTTGAGGTCCCACGGCAGCGCTGATTCGGCTGGATCGCCCCGTCGCCCAGACAGCGCAAGTCGCACCTGCTCCATGTCTTCTTCGTTGACCGCAACATCACCCGTGCTGACCCAGGGCGTGCCTGAGCGGTCGTAAATGACGATCTGCGTGTCGTAGAGCGAACCAAACCTGCGTAGTTCGCTCTCGATGAGGTTCGGATCCTCTGCGCGCAGCGCCTGGCGTGCACCCGGCACAAAGTAGCTGAGATCCCCAAGTAGCTGCGCGGTAGTGTGCTGCTGAATACTTCTGGCCGCGCTCCAGCCGTATGCACCACAGAGCACAAGCAGTATGAGTATCGCGGGTAAGAGGAAAACCACAACAAGGCGTCGACGCACTGTCAGGCACCCATCAGTCGGTATCCAACACCGCGCACCGTCACAATGAGCTCGGGGCGATTGAGCTTGCGCCGGATGGAGGCGACGTGAACCTCAAGCGAGCGACTAAACCCCGACCAATCCGTCTCCCACACCTCGCGAATAATGCGGTCGCGCGGCGTCGTGACCCCCGGGTATCGGGAGAGCACCGCAAGAATGTCGAACTCTTTCGGGGTGAGCTCAACGGGGAGGCCGTCAGCGTGAACCAGGCGAGCCGTGAGGTCGATGGCCACCCCGTCGATCTCAATAACGGCTTGATCGACCAGCGTGATCGGAGCGGTTCGAGTGCGCCTGGTGACAGCCTCAATGCGGGCGATCAACTCGCGCACATCGTAGGGTTTCACCACAAAGTCGTCGGCACCCGCCTGCAGACCCTTGATGCGAGCCTCAACGTTGCTGCGTGCGGTTGCGATGAGGATCGGAACCCCACTGATACCGCGAATGCGTCGGCACACGTCAAGCCCGTCCATATCGGGAAGTCCAAGGTCGAGGATCACCGCTTCAGTTTCGGGACCAACCGCGGCAACGGCGGAAGCACCATCACCAACCTGACGAGTGGTGTAGCCATCCCTGCGAAGATACGCGCTCAGCGCGTCGGCCATACGCGCATCGTCTTCAACGATCAATATCTGCATCACCACTCACCTCCTCTGTACATCACACTCGCTCCATACACACAATAGCGAGCCGCGGGACCCACTTGGAATCCCGCGGCTCGCTAGTGCCGAGTGAATTAACCCTCGATCTCACCAACCGCGACCGGGTTGTTCTTGTTGTCGTACTTGTACAGACCAATGAGCGCCGTCGAGGGCTCATTGTCCTTGTTCAGAGGGCCGCCACCAGCCTGGCCCTTGTAGTGAATCTTCTTGCCGTCCTTGATGAGCGCGGCGCAGGTCTTGAAGGTGTCGCAATCGTCGCCACCCTCGCTACCCGAGACCGAGTGCAGGTTCTTCACGATGGTTTCGGTGTCGGTCGCGCCACCCTGCTCGGCAGCGAGTGCAACGAGCATAACCGCGTCGTAGGCCTCAGGAGCAAAGTTCAGGCTCTTGCTCACGTCTGGTGAAGCCTTCTCAAGCGCTGCCTTAAACTCCTTGTCGGCGATACGGCCCGGGGTCGTCGCCTGGGCGCCCTCAAGCAGCCCTGCGTCAAACTCGGGGTACGGAACCGCGTTGCCGTCAACGAGGTACAGCTTCGAGAGATCAAATCCCTGCGCGGCGAGCTCTGGGATCGCCTGCTTTGCCTCGACGTAGCTCACCATCGCAACGGCGTCAGGCTTCGTTGCGAGCGCAGCCGTGACCTCAGACGCAAAAGCGGTCTGTGCCTCGGGGAACTCCTCGCCCTTGCCCTTGGCGCCGTAGGTGACCTCGGCGCCACCGTCTTCAAGGGTGGACTGCAGGTTGTCGCGCAGACCCTTGCCGTAGTCGTTGTTCTGGGTGAGCACGGCAACCTTGGCGTTGCCGTCCTTGAGAATCAGGTTGCCGAGAGCACGGCCCTGAATAATGTCGGAGGCGATGGTGCGGAAGTACAGCTTGTTAATGCCCGCGAGTGCGATGCCGGTGTTCGAGGGCGATCCCATCAGGATCCCCGCCTCGGTCAGCTTCGGCATCGCCGCATTGGTGTTGCCGGTTCCCATGGCACCCAGCACAAATGCCGGTTTTGCCTTGATAATCTCGTCGACGCTCTTCGCCATGATGGTCGGATCAGTGGGGTCGTGCTCGTTTGCCTCGACAACAACCTCAACATCTTTGCCCAGCACGCCGCCGGCATCGTTGATCTCTGAGATCGCAAGCTTCACGGCTGCCTGGGGTCCGTAGATCAGGTGCTCAAGTGAGCCCGTCTGCGGAAGCAGGGTGCCGATGCGAAGAGCTTCGCTGCTGCCCTCAGACTTGGTGTCTTTCGAGTCGCTGGAGTCGGAGGAGCTACTGCAGCCCGATAGCACGAGCGCTGCGCTCGCGAGGAGCGCGAGTGCGCCAACTGCTTTTTTGGAGGTGGCCTTCATTGGCAACTGCCTTTCGTCATCGAAACGTCCCACTTTTAGGACTTGAAGAAGAGCCTAACGTTCCCAGTACTTAACACCACATTTCACAGTGCGCTGAGATGAAACCGTTAGCATTCTTCGACACTACGTCTGTGCGACTCTACAAAGTGACCGTTATTCCTCGCGCCCAATTCGCTGCCCGACGACCGCAGAGATGCCATCCTGCCGCATCGACACACCGTAAAGCGCGTCGGCGATCTCCATCGTGCGCTTCTGGTGCGTGATCATAATGAGCTGCGAGTTCTCGCGCAGCCGCTCGAACACCTGCAGCAATCGGCCGAGGTTTGCGTCATCGAGGGCAGCCTCGACCTCGTCGACAATGTAAAACGGGCTAGGGCGAGCCTGGAAGATCGCCATAAGCCACGCCACGGCAGCGAGTGAGCGCTCGCCGCCGGAGAGCAGCGACATGCGCTCGACCTTCTTACCAGCTGGCTTCACCACCATCTCGATACCGGTGTTGAGCAGATCATCGGGGTTGCTCAGCGTAATCTCGCCGGATCCGCCCGGGAACAAGATCGGGAAGACCTCAGCGAAAGCGATTCGAGTGTCTTCAAACGCCGCCCCAAAAATACCCTGCATCTTCTCGTCGAGCTCTTCGATAATCGACATCAGGTCGGTTCGGGTCTTAGTGAGATCCTTGAGCTGGTCAGAGAGAAAGAGGTGTCGCTGCTCAAGCGCCGAGAACTCTTCGAGCGCGAGCGGGTTAATGCGCCCCAGCTCGGTAAGGCGCTTCTCGGCGCGGGCAAGGCGACGCTCTTGCTCGGCACGCACGAACGGAGTGGTCGCCGGTTCGGCCTCGTTGGCCTCTGCCTCTTCCGCGCGCGGCACCGGGATTGGCTGATCCGGGCCAAACTCCGCGATCAGCACATCCTCAACAAGGCCGAGTTCGTTGCCAGATCGCTCAAGCAGAGCCGACAACTGCAGCTTGCGTTCGTAGCTCTTCAGCTCGGCGCCGTGTACGCGCTCCGTCAGCGTCCCGAGTTTCTGTCGCAACTCCGATTCTTCCGAGCGAAGCAGGGTCAGCTCCTGGCTGTGTTTTGCGCGCTCTTGTTCGGCTCGTTGCTGGTGCAGCCTTGCCTCGGTGAGCGAACGGTCGCAAGCGTCGAGGATCGCGGGCAGCAGGCCGGCAACACGCTCCGCCTGCGAAACCTGCCGCGCACGAAGTACCGCTCTGCGCGCAGCTTCCTCGGCAGCCTGCTGGTCGGCCTCGTATTGCTCTGCGAGGGTCTCGCGGTGTACCTTCGCGGCACGTGCGCGCTCGCGCGCGGTCTCAAGTGCGAGTCGCAGTTCGACCTCTTCGGCTCGCGCCTTCTCGAGCTCAACAAAGACTCCCTCGCGCGAACTCGCGTCGAGGATCGGTCGCGGCGAAGCCTCGGCCTCAGCAAACGCCTGTGCCGCGGCTTCGGCCTCGCGGGTGGCCTCACCCGCCGACTCGGCCACCGATTGCAGCGCCTGGCGCACACGATCAGCCTCGGCCCGCGCGGCCTCAGCACGTGCGGTCAGCCGATGCCGTTCCTTCGCAACCTCGGCGAGCTGAGCATCGGCCGCGCGGAGGTCGGCGTACGCATACTGCGCAGCCTCCTTTGCTGCGACCGTAGCGGCACGCAGCTCTGCAAGCGTTGCCTCCGTCTCGGCGATCTTTTCCGCGACAACATCGCGGCGATCCCGAGCCTGCTCCAGCTCAGCTGTGAGCTCGATACGCGACGGTGCAAGTGTGGATCCTCCGCTCAGCGTGTGCGGTGTGAGCACATCGCCGCTTCCGGTGACCACCGTAAAATCGAGACCGCTCTCACGCAGCTCTTCAGCGGCGTTGAGAGCCGCCGTCAGGTCATCCGCAACATAGACCGTCGCGAGCAGCCCACGCACCCCTTCGGGTGCCTCCTCGATGACGTCACCAGCCCGAACCGCGTGTTTGATCTTAGGAGCGTCAATTGAGGATCCTGCCGCGGCTACAACCGCTCGCAGTCTGCCGAGATCCTGCTCTCGTGCCGCCTCAACAGCGACCTCCGCGTCTTGCGCCGTGTCGGCGAGAAGAGCCTCGGCGAACGCACCCAGCGCTGCACCAACTGCGGCCTCATATCCCTCCGCCACCCGTACCCGGTCGGAGACTCGACCGCTGATGCCACGAGGCGCTTCGGCAAGCAGCGCAGCGGAGGCATCACGCTGGTCGAGGGAGCGAGTAAGGGCGCTCACACGAGCGTCGAGCCCAGCGCGTTCCTGCTCAAGCTCGTGTAGTTGCTCGCGAGCCTCATCACGCTGCTGCTCTGCGGTGGTCTGCTTTTCTTGGGCGGCGCGATAATTATCGTCGAGGCCAGCCTCGGGCAGAGTCTCAACTTCGGCTTGCTCTGTAAAGTCGGCAAGCTCCTCGTCGGCCTCTTCGGCACGCGCGACCGCCTGAGCAACGGCCTGCTCGCGGCGCGAGATCTCTTGCGCAACGGTGTCACGCTTCTGCACAGCGGTCTCCGTGCGACCGCGCAGCTGCGAAAGCCTGAGGTCGTGCTTTGAGACGAGGGCGCTCTGCGCGGCAATGTGCTCATCGATGGCGTCGAGCGACTGCTGCGCCTGGCGGGTGACATTACCGGCCTGCTGCCAACGCGCCTCGGCCTCGGGAATGAGCGCCTCGAGGCGTTTTGCTTCGACTCCGGCTTCGTCGACGGTGGTCTGGCTCGTGCGGTTTGCGTGCTCGGGGGCCTCGGCCTGAGTAGCAAGGAACGTGAGCCGCTGCTGTGTCTGGGCGTAGAGACCACGCAGTTTCGATTGCGCTGATTCGAGGCCGATGGTTACGCGGCGCGCGGTATCGAGCTCATCACTCTGCTGGTCTTGTTCGAGCCGTTGGATGCGCAGTTGCTTCTGCTCGACCTGCTCCTGCAGCACAATACGTTCTGAGTGTCGCTCAGACTCGTCTCGTGCGAGTTCGTCGAGTTCGGCACGCAGGCGGGCAACGTCGTCGGCGAGCAGACGCGCCTTCGCGTCGCGCACCTCGGCGGCGATCCCCTGGGCCGCGCGAGCAACCTCGGCCTGGCGCCCCAGTGGCTTCAACTGGCGTCGAATCTCGCCAGCTAGGTCGTTGAGGCGAGTGAGGTTTGTCTCCATCGCTTCGAGCTTGCGGAGCGTGCGCTCCTTGCGGCGGCGGTGTTTGAGGATGCCAGCGGCTTCCTCAATAAAACCCCTTCGATCCTCAGGGGTCGCCCGCAGCACCCTGTCGAGCTGCCCCTGGCCAACAATGACGTGCATCTCTCGACCGAGTCCAGAGTCGCTGAGGAGTTCTTGAACGTCAAGCAGACGGCTGTTCTCGCCATTGATGGCATACTCGCTCGAGCCGTTACGGAAGAGGGTACGACTGATCGTTACCTCGGCGTACTCGATTGGCAGAGCCCCGTCGCTGTTGTCGATCGTGAGTTTTACCTCGGCACGGCCGAGGGGACCGCGGGTTGAGGTGCCGGCAAAGATGACGTCTTCCATCTTGCCGCCGCGGAGGGTTTTTGCCCCCTGCTCCCCCATGACCCAGGCAAGCGCGTCAACGACGTTCGATTTGCCCGAGCCATTGGGCCCAACGATTGCGGTAACGCCGGGCTCGAACTGGAAGGTCGTCGGCTGTGCGAAGGACTTGAAGCCCTTGAGCGTGAGGCTCTTGAGATGCACGCCGCCTCCTTCTTCTTTTTACGGGTCTACAGAACGAATGCCCCTCGCAAGATTACCGGATTGCAGGCAAGATCTTGCCGAGGCACGTCCGCTCAATTCACCAGCAATACCGAAGCGGAATGTCCAGGAGCGTTGGCCAGTCGCGCATCCGTCGTCACGAGTTGCCAACCGAGCGCTTCAGCAAGCGCAACGTAGCTCGCGTCGTACGCCGACAAATTTCCTCGCAACTGCCAGACGCGCTCCGCAAGTACTTGATGGTCAAAGTAACGGATGCCAAGTTCTTGCAAGAGTTCCAAGGCTTCTTCGGCATCACTTAGCGAGGTCGACCCGGCCGCTACTCGACGCCGTAATACCTGCAGAATCTCAACAACAAGCAATTGCGGAGCGGCAAGCTGCCAGTGTCCCTGGTCGAGTCGATCTTGAACCCGCCGCGAAAGAGGTAATGCCAGCAACAACTCGACCGCGGCCGACGCGTCAAGAACTATCAACGTGCTTCTCGTTCAGCCCTTGTTGACTCAGCCGCGGTCTCTCCGTTGTACGTTCGCGGTTTCCGCGACGCGAGCCGCTCACTCAGCTCAGAGTGACTAGGAACCTCGACCAGTCGACGCAACTCATTCAGTGCCAGATCAGAGAGTGTGATCCCCTCGCGGGCAGCACGAATCTTAAGTTGACGATGCAACTCTTCGGGAACGTTTCGCACTTGAATCATGGACATGCTCTAATGATGACATCATCACTTTCGCATGTGCAACCATGCATTGGCAGAATAGTGCCATGCTCATCGAGACTCCGCGCCTTATCCTGCGCGAAATGACCCCGGGTGACCGGCCTCAGCTCAGCGCGATTCTGCAGGACGAAGAAACCATGGTCGCGTACGAGGGTGCGTTCGACGATGCGATGGTGGACGCGTGGCTTGAGCGTATGATGACGCGCTACCGCGAGGATGGCTTTGGCCTCTGGGCCGTGGTGCTCCGCGACACCGGCGAGATGATCGGCCAGTGTGGACTCACCGTACAGCACATCCTGGATGAGGATGTTGTCGAGGTGGGATACCTGTTCAACCGAGCATTTTGGCATCGAGGATTTGCTCTTGAGGCGGCAGCAGCTTGTCGCGACTACGCATTTGAATCGTTGAAGGTCGACCGACTCTACGCTCAGATTCGCGACACAAACACTGCCTCGATGAACGTCGCGATCCGGCTGGGCATGACGGTTCGCGGGCGGTTCGTGAAGCACTACCGAGGGATAGACATGCCTCACCTCGCGTTTGCCGTTGACCGGGCGGACGCGACGAAATAGCGAACTACAGCGTGTATCCCACCGGAATCATGCTGCCGTCGGGCGCGCGAAGACCAAACCCGAGGGCACGATCCGCGGCAACGTGCACGAACCAGGCGAGCCCCGCAAGCGCGAGCTGCCACAGCCCGTCACTGAAACCACCGGTGAGGAAAAACAGCAGGATCCCGAGCCCGAGCAAAACGACCGGCATGGTCATGTTGTGCAGGGAGTTGTAGAGCCGCACGTAGTTCGTCTTCAGACGTCCCTTTTCTGCGAACGCACCGATCAGCGAGAGATCAGGCGCGAGCAAGAACACAACGGCAACAATC is a genomic window containing:
- a CDS encoding amino acid ABC transporter permease translates to MSTSVLYDVPGPKAIVRNRFIAVATVIVVAAVLGLIVYRFALSGQFSAAKWGIFTYSAVWNQILVALGKTLAAFGLAAVLSLVLGFALAIGRLSEHRWVRAPITTVTELFRAVPVLVMMMLLYYGLPSVGVKMDPYWAVVIALVAYNGSVLAETLRAGIESLPRGQKEAGYAIGLRKNGVMRLILLPQAVRVMLPVIVAQLVVTMKDTALGFIITYPELLYLAKQLSSNGQFQQPLLQSAFVIGGIYVVMCLILSGIARMLELRLRRSNKALSTRGSHTDPAPVEPGDPRLHPEGTITEVISVQDRE
- a CDS encoding amino acid ABC transporter permease, producing MDVIFGNLDLWGTAIQNTLIVFVGGGVFALILGIIIGAMRVSPVPIARGVGMVYVNIIRNTPLTLVFFFFVLGYPALGLPRLSPMVLGIIAIGIYTATYVAEVLRAGINTVPVGQAEAARAIGLPFGQVMTLVVLPQAFRSVVPPMMSVFIALLKNTTIAAGFSVSELAALRATVNDSAGRPGSPMEVLLLVALVFVVLVLLLSAVQHRLEKKWRIVR
- a CDS encoding glutamate ABC transporter substrate-binding protein gives rise to the protein MRFKKVFATIGLVSAAALALTGCTSGSPSDSKDGGSSSDSKNPWTVAESVSLDGSPTFDAMKKRDKVIIGVKEDQPNLGYFDNVTQERSGFDVDIARWIAASLGFDENKIEYKAIASANREQAIKNGDIDYYVGTYSINDKRKNDVDFAGPYFVTGQGLLVKKGSPDYQSLEELNGKTVCSATGSTPIQNIKENFPKIKTQEFDLYSACVENLKNGQVDAVTTDQAILIGYAAQDPDNLMVTTGPLLTKEEYGIGLPKGDDVLRAHMNKTLTDGGDIWTKIFEKNLGGSGITVDQPKVNAY
- a CDS encoding amino acid ABC transporter ATP-binding protein: MSTSDPLVVVENVQKHYGEFQALTDVNLSVERGEVVVVIGPSGSGKSTLCRSINRLETITSGSIRIDGTELPAEGKKLAHLRAEVGMVFQSFNLFAHLTILENVTLGPIKVLGYSKADAKREALQILARVGIEKQADKFPAQLSGGQQQRVAIARALAMQPKVMLFDEPTSALDPEMINEVLDVMVGLAKEGMTMVVVTHEMGFARKAADRVVFMADGQILETGSPEEFFTNPKTDRARDFLSKLITH
- a CDS encoding TAXI family TRAP transporter solute-binding subunit — encoded protein: MRSLKHTQKSRLLARAAAGVLVSLLAVSALAGCSGVARSAGPQTIAGGASTGIYYAYSSGLAKQMRDAGFDIVAEETGGSVDNLKRVGRGEALLGFAQADTAADAVAGEGAFDSPLPITAVARVYDEYVQLVVPANSKATRVSDLAGLRVSVGEANSGVMVIADRVLSAAGVSEKSYERREFGLHGSVAALEQGEIDAFFWVGGVPTPGIETLSKTTPLRMIPIGPETVERMDLGRSSVYRVSDLPLGAYGTTGNVETMMVPNYLVTSSKVPDELVYEATKLLFESSAQISHTVPAVALLDRRQAIFTSPVPLHPGAQEYYVESRNAS
- a CDS encoding sensor histidine kinase translates to MVFLLPAILILLVLCGAYGWSAARSIQQHTTAQLLGDLSYFVPGARQALRAEDPNLIESELRRFGSLYDTQIVIYDRSGTPWVSTGDVAVNEEDMEQVRLALSGRRGDPAESALPWDLNETVIVEPVFDDNSVIGAVRISAGIEASQRAIFTQWAVLLLGGALCVALLIWAVYRLASWVLKPLRRVDAAMAAIESGEMGARITGDTGPPEVQRMVRMFNQMAEEIERVMTRQQEFVLNASHELRNPLGALLLRVEYLATGLEEGWDEDIERTREEGKRMSRILDTLLNVARVGKTDSTFAAVDLQMMAADRAAAWQDRGAEQGVEVRASEGPVMLSVTDRTGVESALDAIIDNALKFAPEGTAVDVAVAELDGEHVITVRDRGRGLSTEQLELATDRFWRSSLDQNLAGSGLGLAIASDLMDSLGGRIVLDSPPGGGLRVALCLPAESSHPGLAPDTSEAARA
- a CDS encoding response regulator transcription factor produces the protein MQILIVEDDARMADALSAYLRRDGYTTRQVGDGASAVAAVGPETEAVILDLGLPDMDGLDVCRRIRGISGVPILIATARSNVEARIKGLQAGADDFVVKPYDVRELIARIEAVTRRTRTAPITLVDQAVIEIDGVAIDLTARLVHADGLPVELTPKEFDILAVLSRYPGVTTPRDRIIREVWETDWSGFSRSLEVHVASIRRKLNRPELIVTVRGVGYRLMGA
- a CDS encoding ABC transporter substrate-binding protein, yielding MKATSKKAVGALALLASAALVLSGCSSSSDSSDSKDTKSEGSSEALRIGTLLPQTGSLEHLIYGPQAAVKLAISEINDAGGVLGKDVEVVVEANEHDPTDPTIMAKSVDEIIKAKPAFVLGAMGTGNTNAAMPKLTEAGILMGSPSNTGIALAGINKLYFRTIASDIIQGRALGNLILKDGNAKVAVLTQNNDYGKGLRDNLQSTLEDGGAEVTYGAKGKGEEFPEAQTAFASEVTAALATKPDAVAMVSYVEAKQAIPELAAQGFDLSKLYLVDGNAVPYPEFDAGLLEGAQATTPGRIADKEFKAALEKASPDVSKSLNFAPEAYDAVMLVALAAEQGGATDTETIVKNLHSVSGSEGGDDCDTFKTCAALIKDGKKIHYKGQAGGGPLNKDNEPSTALIGLYKYDNKNNPVAVGEIEG